A portion of the Leifsonia sp. EB41 genome contains these proteins:
- a CDS encoding P-loop ATPase, Sll1717 family produces MPLQKLPRLGDLDFGRLSAADEASISPELLKSGYFDFQQAAYKIALGHAWLLIGPKGAGKSASFEHLALLWESSPMKFLSRWELGSFPVADVTTLKVGSQPGPTASRAAWEFLLLLKVFESHMRDNGAAYGADITRLRSELTAAGLIEGPDLKTRFVDWSKSTVKFNVLGLGAEGAVADSAATAMQVTEILKRGLSTIRTNSQHLLAVDGLDSFFAQSDQQLESLAALVDATAGVNAFLNSLNLRSSVVLAIRSDMFAQLPSTDSAKMTDHAIELDWSRGGMSEGNELWTLINTKARASVLPSFEGRPLKDVRSGYLNTPIGIGAYDKIPQYFLSHTRLLPRDLIALMTELKGLHTGSGQVTEQTARETVRLYCETYFIREITNGLSKVLPGASANKVSTFIDALSTLQNRHFRAADLTPETTGVLDPMELRTLLRQLYTIGGLGVQSGRGSVRHTNFVFRRTAGGGFSFVADYTLHSSLVVAWNLTW; encoded by the coding sequence GTGCCGTTGCAGAAGCTACCTCGATTGGGCGACCTGGACTTCGGGCGCCTGAGCGCAGCCGACGAAGCCTCGATCTCGCCGGAGCTACTCAAGTCCGGTTACTTCGACTTTCAGCAAGCGGCCTACAAGATTGCCCTGGGTCACGCGTGGCTCCTCATCGGTCCGAAAGGCGCCGGCAAGAGCGCGTCGTTCGAGCACCTTGCGCTCCTGTGGGAATCGAGCCCGATGAAGTTCCTTTCGAGATGGGAGCTAGGGAGCTTTCCTGTCGCGGATGTAACGACGCTCAAAGTCGGATCGCAGCCCGGACCAACCGCATCACGTGCAGCCTGGGAGTTCCTTCTGCTGTTGAAGGTATTCGAGTCACACATGCGCGACAACGGCGCAGCCTATGGCGCAGACATAACCCGACTCAGAAGCGAGCTCACCGCCGCCGGCCTCATCGAAGGGCCGGACCTGAAGACGCGCTTCGTAGATTGGTCCAAGTCAACCGTTAAATTCAACGTGCTTGGTTTAGGGGCCGAGGGAGCAGTCGCAGACTCTGCTGCGACGGCAATGCAGGTCACTGAGATATTGAAGCGTGGTCTAAGCACCATCCGTACGAACTCGCAGCACCTGCTAGCAGTTGACGGACTGGATTCTTTCTTCGCTCAGTCGGACCAGCAGCTCGAGTCGCTGGCTGCTCTCGTGGACGCAACAGCAGGAGTCAACGCGTTTCTCAACAGCCTGAACCTCCGCAGCTCGGTTGTCCTTGCCATCCGGTCGGACATGTTCGCTCAGCTTCCAAGCACCGATTCTGCCAAGATGACGGACCACGCCATCGAGCTTGACTGGAGCCGAGGCGGCATGAGCGAGGGCAATGAGCTTTGGACGTTGATCAACACGAAGGCGCGGGCGTCCGTACTACCGAGCTTCGAGGGACGGCCCTTGAAGGATGTACGTTCCGGTTATCTCAATACGCCGATCGGCATCGGCGCATACGACAAGATTCCTCAATACTTTCTTTCGCACACACGGCTGCTTCCCCGAGACCTGATTGCCCTGATGACTGAATTGAAAGGACTTCATACGGGGAGCGGTCAGGTGACGGAGCAGACTGCCCGCGAAACAGTGCGCCTCTATTGCGAAACCTACTTCATTCGCGAGATAACCAACGGCCTTAGTAAGGTCCTCCCGGGAGCCAGCGCAAACAAGGTCAGCACGTTCATAGACGCCCTAAGCACACTTCAAAATCGCCACTTCCGCGCGGCGGATTTGACCCCCGAGACGACCGGCGTGCTCGACCCAATGGAACTTCGGACCCTTCTTCGTCAGCTGTATACGATCGGCGGACTCGGGGTCCAATCAGGTCGCGGCAGCGTGCGGCACACCAATTTTGTCTTTCGCCGGACCGCTGGGGGCGGGTTCTCCTTTGTGGCTGACTACACGCTGCACAGTTCGTTAGTTGTGGCATGGAACTTGACGTGGTGA
- a CDS encoding single-stranded DNA-binding protein gives MSTRVPISIEGNLVADPDYGESQNGTKFAKFTVAVTDRKLEDGKWVDGDTQYHRTTVFGRTAENVRASLAKGDTVIVNGNLEFRHWTDQATGEPRAATEVVADSVGPSLRYTTAEVTRRAPKVDGSEVHSAGPMNLPSHSGTSASVA, from the coding sequence ATGAGCACACGAGTCCCGATCAGCATCGAAGGAAACCTCGTCGCCGACCCCGACTACGGCGAGTCCCAGAACGGCACCAAGTTCGCCAAGTTCACCGTCGCCGTCACCGACCGCAAGCTTGAAGACGGCAAATGGGTCGACGGCGACACGCAGTACCACCGCACCACCGTCTTCGGCCGCACCGCCGAGAACGTCCGCGCCAGCCTGGCCAAAGGCGACACCGTCATCGTCAACGGCAACCTCGAGTTCCGTCACTGGACGGACCAGGCCACCGGTGAACCCCGGGCCGCCACCGAGGTCGTCGCAGACAGCGTTGGCCCCTCGCTCCGGTACACCACCGCGGAGGTCACGCGCCGCGCCCCAAAAGTTGATGGCTCGGAGGTCCACTCGGCGGGACCGATGAATCTCCCGAGCCATTCTGGAACGTCGGCCTCCGTAGCGTGA
- a CDS encoding SCO6880 family protein, which yields MTTFTADQIITEEGAPRVRFAARERRGVFLGLSFLQLVVIGAAVAILLSTLFVDANALWVMLPVIAAIAFFALATYRREPILVIVAQAARYMLRSIAGQTVFRRDVWFRVTIASLNVGHAQVAAATPVVTSKFLLPGALGDVQVVQIPGAGGFIYNARGRLASVTVKVGSKAWALRDKGTQEAAYDGFVEWLSSLENLPGVRETTIRIRVDRASSNELRDYLVVRENEHDPQVTSELRAEYWALTQAASKRSMGFTNSITLTFDTGALNGAIRDAGKGLTGLAEVLKERVAGIETSMEHARLTPAGWLTSDELDELNALSADPVAAAARREQASGIVSAPSPVMGIDEGWDWIRVDESWHQTFWVAEWPRTDVRTGFLEPLLYAGDATRVITLQVRPVATYKALAQLNRAQSDMETAATIRMKLSSRIPLTHLREEEDLAVREHDLVDGFGDVQYRGFVTISAESKDALAKARADIEQASHTARLLLASMSGQQAAGFVTAALPVPLEGE from the coding sequence GTGACCACCTTCACCGCAGACCAGATCATCACCGAGGAGGGCGCACCCCGCGTCCGCTTCGCCGCCCGCGAGCGTCGAGGCGTGTTCCTCGGCCTCAGCTTCCTGCAGCTCGTTGTGATCGGTGCTGCCGTTGCCATCCTGCTCAGCACCCTCTTCGTAGACGCGAATGCGCTGTGGGTGATGCTTCCGGTCATCGCGGCGATCGCCTTCTTCGCCCTCGCCACCTATCGGCGCGAGCCGATCCTCGTGATCGTCGCGCAAGCCGCACGCTACATGCTCCGCAGCATCGCCGGGCAGACCGTTTTCCGACGAGACGTCTGGTTCCGCGTCACTATCGCCTCACTCAACGTCGGGCACGCCCAGGTCGCTGCGGCGACTCCGGTCGTGACGTCGAAGTTCCTGCTTCCCGGGGCGCTCGGGGACGTGCAGGTGGTGCAGATCCCAGGTGCGGGTGGATTCATTTATAACGCCCGCGGGAGGCTTGCCTCGGTCACTGTGAAGGTCGGGTCGAAAGCGTGGGCGCTCCGGGACAAGGGCACTCAGGAGGCCGCGTATGACGGGTTCGTCGAATGGCTCAGCTCCCTGGAGAACCTTCCGGGCGTCCGTGAGACCACCATTCGGATCCGGGTAGACCGTGCCTCTTCCAACGAGCTGCGGGACTACCTCGTGGTTCGCGAGAACGAGCACGACCCGCAGGTCACTTCTGAGCTGCGCGCGGAGTACTGGGCGCTGACCCAGGCGGCGTCGAAGCGATCGATGGGCTTCACCAATTCCATCACGCTCACCTTCGACACCGGAGCCCTCAACGGAGCCATTCGCGACGCCGGCAAAGGCCTCACCGGCCTTGCCGAGGTGCTCAAAGAGCGTGTCGCCGGCATCGAGACCTCCATGGAGCATGCTCGACTCACCCCCGCAGGCTGGCTCACTTCCGACGAGCTCGACGAACTCAACGCTCTCTCCGCTGACCCAGTGGCAGCCGCCGCCCGTCGTGAGCAGGCTTCAGGCATCGTATCTGCGCCGTCGCCCGTGATGGGGATCGACGAGGGCTGGGATTGGATACGCGTGGACGAGTCCTGGCACCAGACCTTCTGGGTCGCCGAATGGCCCCGCACCGACGTCCGGACAGGATTCCTCGAACCGCTTTTGTACGCGGGCGATGCGACCCGAGTGATCACCCTGCAGGTGCGCCCGGTGGCCACGTACAAGGCGCTGGCCCAGCTAAACCGAGCACAGTCCGACATGGAAACCGCGGCCACGATCCGGATGAAGTTGTCATCCCGGATCCCGCTCACCCATCTCCGAGAGGAGGAGGACCTCGCGGTACGCGAGCATGACCTCGTCGACGGGTTCGGAGACGTCCAGTACCGCGGGTTCGTCACGATTTCCGCCGAGTCCAAGGATGCGCTCGCCAAAGCGCGCGCCGACATCGAGCAGGCCTCCCATACAGCACGCCTCTTGCTGGCATCGATGTCGGGGCAGCAGGCAGCCGGGTTTGTCACCGCGGCGCTGCCGGTGCCGCTGGAAGGGGAATGA
- a CDS encoding type IV secretory system conjugative DNA transfer family protein, which yields MKTHGYSWTHLALYSLFAIAVAGGLSTGIASVTMSWTCGTGGQPGSVFAGLQLAMSGDPSGFALAPSCTTPVTLIRVLDLLAVFLLLSAVAVVTVWWLRYRQSDRHFIHELRGRDGLAKPGEVRKHTSARTVLHRAKTLRPALVNPAPSAAGWKVGSAHGQDVYVSIEDSIVVEGAPRSGKGYRFIINAILDWDGPLITTSTRNDNLSATMRQRARVGEVTVFDPQELTGVRSALRISPVTGCEDPLVADQRGQAIIAGTALGASKTNQEWAQVSSSVLSRLLHAAAVSGRGTDALARWGSNPRIAREAVSVLANQGTPGWSEDLDAIINGDEKLLANSWFGVFGALRPLSIPAIRKAMTPGPGEQFDLDAFLARPNSLYLVGTGAGAGSVGGFLGAILDDIVETARRKALASPGSRLDQPLALILDEIANMFSWPALPRIMADGGGIGISTVVVLQALSQAETAWSRSEADTIWSAATAKLLLGGASDVDHLRDIESLLGFRRIRNTGHSYNDTGSSTNVQNEKVPVMTIDEVRRMPETVGLLAYRNRRGILLDLRGWTDRDDARQVSTGKKLTELDQQVVFAEQYQAALDRRGSAGEEH from the coding sequence ATGAAAACCCATGGCTACTCCTGGACTCACCTCGCGCTCTACAGCCTGTTCGCCATCGCGGTCGCCGGCGGCTTGTCCACCGGCATCGCCAGCGTGACGATGAGTTGGACCTGCGGGACCGGCGGTCAGCCGGGGAGCGTCTTCGCCGGCCTTCAGCTAGCGATGAGCGGCGACCCTTCGGGGTTCGCTCTCGCGCCCAGCTGTACGACCCCTGTCACGCTGATCCGGGTGCTCGACCTGCTCGCCGTCTTCTTGCTTCTAAGCGCGGTCGCCGTCGTCACGGTCTGGTGGCTTCGCTACCGACAATCCGACCGCCACTTCATCCATGAGCTCCGGGGCCGCGACGGGCTCGCCAAGCCCGGCGAAGTTCGCAAGCACACGTCCGCCCGCACCGTACTGCACCGCGCCAAGACGCTACGTCCGGCGTTGGTCAACCCCGCGCCGTCCGCAGCCGGGTGGAAGGTCGGCAGCGCCCACGGGCAGGACGTCTACGTGTCGATCGAGGACTCGATCGTCGTCGAAGGCGCGCCCCGCTCCGGTAAGGGTTACCGGTTCATCATCAACGCCATCCTCGACTGGGACGGCCCGCTGATCACCACCTCCACCCGCAACGACAACCTCTCCGCCACAATGCGTCAACGAGCCCGAGTAGGGGAGGTCACCGTGTTCGATCCACAGGAGTTAACAGGGGTCCGCTCGGCGCTGCGGATCTCACCGGTCACGGGCTGCGAGGACCCCCTCGTGGCCGACCAGCGCGGACAGGCGATCATAGCCGGAACCGCGCTCGGTGCGTCAAAGACGAATCAGGAGTGGGCGCAGGTGTCCTCTTCGGTGCTGTCGCGACTGCTGCACGCTGCCGCCGTGTCCGGACGTGGGACCGACGCACTCGCTAGGTGGGGCTCCAATCCGCGGATCGCTCGCGAAGCCGTCAGCGTGCTCGCCAACCAGGGCACCCCCGGCTGGTCGGAGGACCTGGACGCGATCATCAACGGCGATGAGAAGCTCCTGGCCAATTCCTGGTTCGGTGTCTTCGGTGCGCTCCGTCCCCTGTCTATCCCGGCGATCCGGAAGGCGATGACACCGGGACCGGGAGAGCAATTCGATCTCGACGCGTTTCTCGCCCGACCTAACAGTCTCTACCTCGTGGGCACCGGCGCTGGGGCGGGATCTGTCGGTGGGTTCCTCGGCGCGATCCTTGACGACATTGTCGAGACCGCCCGCCGCAAAGCGCTCGCCTCACCAGGCTCCCGCCTCGACCAGCCACTCGCGTTGATTCTGGATGAGATCGCGAACATGTTCTCCTGGCCTGCGCTGCCGCGGATCATGGCCGACGGCGGCGGTATCGGCATCTCCACCGTTGTGGTTCTGCAGGCGCTTTCGCAGGCTGAGACGGCGTGGTCGCGGTCCGAGGCGGACACGATCTGGTCGGCCGCCACAGCCAAGCTCCTCCTCGGCGGCGCGTCCGACGTTGACCACCTCCGCGACATCGAATCCCTGCTGGGCTTCCGTCGGATCCGCAACACGGGGCATTCGTACAACGACACCGGGTCGTCGACGAACGTGCAGAACGAAAAGGTGCCGGTCATGACGATCGACGAGGTCCGCCGCATGCCCGAAACCGTCGGACTACTCGCGTACCGAAACCGTCGTGGGATTCTCCTCGACCTGCGCGGGTGGACCGACCGCGATGACGCCCGTCAGGTCAGCACCGGCAAGAAGCTCACCGAACTCGACCAGCAGGTCGTGTTCGCCGAACAGTATCAAGCCGCGCTCGATCGCCGAGGATCAGCGGGGGAGGAACACTGA
- a CDS encoding ATP-binding protein: MKPSTVIGRIPAYEKPGANGRRRQTTPTDKDGSWKVPSAELPASKMPAWGWKQPHNLRGPLRATPPAHRCSSKVLGGAYPFLAETGDILTGAYIGENLLSRAPFCFDPWDAYSAEAVRSHSVAILGVKGTGKSMLAKSWSSRLARLGRKIAVPHDPNGEWVRVATYVGGTSISVGPGKAARINLLDEGPRDASFSDEDWNQNVLQYRRATVKTIIRRLREGGNLEPVEHTALDVALEALRGNSTVTISHVYSRLVEPDDTLPSEVAEAGHRLAHSLRRMVSGDLTGFFDGPSTVRFDADAPMMVVDTSALKGASPEAQALARLATANWIRRSSLGANRQARVIIHEEAAVELLNDVSGGDGLADRVEDEKVARHLGTSNWYLLHRVADLDALGDRNSALHSRALGLLADCETRISYAQHSGEIARSREILGWNDTQADLVRKLHKGEGLWQIGQDRVAKVRNICTDHELGIFRTDAMGGERA; encoded by the coding sequence ATGAAGCCCAGCACGGTCATCGGGCGCATCCCGGCCTACGAGAAGCCCGGCGCAAACGGGCGTCGCCGCCAGACCACCCCGACGGACAAGGACGGGTCCTGGAAGGTCCCAAGCGCTGAGTTGCCCGCATCGAAGATGCCAGCATGGGGATGGAAGCAGCCCCACAACCTTCGCGGCCCATTGCGCGCCACCCCACCCGCACACCGTTGCAGCTCGAAGGTCCTTGGTGGGGCGTACCCGTTCCTGGCGGAGACCGGCGACATCCTGACCGGGGCGTACATCGGAGAGAACCTCCTCTCCCGAGCGCCATTCTGCTTCGACCCCTGGGACGCGTACTCAGCCGAAGCCGTCCGCTCACACTCGGTCGCGATCCTCGGGGTGAAGGGGACGGGTAAGTCCATGCTGGCCAAGTCTTGGTCGTCCCGTTTAGCACGGCTGGGTCGAAAGATCGCCGTGCCGCACGACCCAAATGGGGAATGGGTGCGGGTCGCCACCTACGTCGGAGGCACATCCATCTCGGTTGGCCCCGGCAAGGCGGCTCGCATCAACCTCCTCGATGAAGGTCCGCGGGATGCGTCTTTCTCGGACGAGGACTGGAACCAAAACGTGCTCCAGTACCGACGGGCAACCGTGAAGACGATCATCCGCCGCCTTCGCGAGGGCGGGAACCTGGAGCCGGTCGAGCACACCGCCCTCGACGTTGCACTTGAAGCGCTCCGAGGGAACTCCACTGTCACCATCAGCCACGTCTACAGCCGACTCGTCGAGCCCGATGACACGCTCCCAAGTGAGGTCGCTGAGGCCGGTCACCGCCTCGCGCACTCACTGCGTCGGATGGTGTCTGGGGATCTCACCGGATTCTTCGACGGCCCGTCCACGGTCCGGTTCGATGCGGACGCTCCGATGATGGTCGTCGACACCTCCGCACTCAAGGGTGCGTCGCCCGAAGCACAGGCGCTCGCCCGTTTGGCTACAGCGAACTGGATCCGCCGCTCGAGCCTGGGCGCGAACCGGCAGGCCCGCGTAATCATCCACGAGGAGGCCGCCGTTGAGCTACTGAACGATGTCTCCGGCGGCGACGGCCTCGCAGACCGCGTGGAGGACGAGAAGGTCGCTCGCCACCTCGGCACCTCGAACTGGTATCTGCTGCACCGGGTCGCCGACTTGGACGCGCTGGGCGACCGCAACAGCGCCCTCCACTCCCGCGCACTCGGGCTACTCGCCGACTGTGAGACCCGGATCTCGTACGCGCAGCACTCGGGGGAGATCGCCCGATCCCGGGAGATCCTCGGCTGGAACGACACCCAAGCCGACCTGGTCCGCAAGCTCCACAAGGGCGAAGGTCTCTGGCAGATCGGCCAAGACCGCGTCGCGAAAGTCCGCAACATCTGCACCGACCACGAACTCGGGATTTTCCGCACCGATGCCATGGGCGGTGAACGAGCATGA
- a CDS encoding DUF4062 domain-containing protein, producing MSSLIDAMREERAFTRRAILDVGTRPVMFEYDLGGQDVSADRAYLDGVRQSSIYVGLFGPVYGVELADGDSATEAEFREAEHRGLRVAAFVQTQTSASFEGRQRRFVQSLQNKLTTGGWVIAEDLQVAVQQRLVDLAAEDVAPWVKIGEVAIRASRLQFTNRGIRIIATVRDRAVRARLDQYGDRGSTVSVVAPDRLIAGRVSDVHVEQTTTMASNYEIEVSASNQSQQFGTWMRASLNDGHRQYSPDDLVAASLSDSLFGTSTGPRYGGPPVTDLLGPLRTAGLVEAAVRPMVALQITEYLMSSSSAVRIDAVTIGPNRGGVRNVIVTWSPPQVYTNQPAPPPVTIEGTIAGL from the coding sequence GTGTCGTCCCTCATCGACGCGATGCGGGAGGAGCGGGCTTTCACCCGCCGTGCGATCCTCGACGTTGGAACTCGGCCGGTGATGTTCGAATATGACCTCGGCGGCCAGGACGTCAGCGCCGACCGGGCCTATCTTGACGGTGTCCGGCAGTCCTCTATCTACGTTGGACTCTTCGGCCCCGTCTACGGTGTCGAGCTGGCGGATGGCGACTCGGCTACCGAGGCGGAGTTCAGGGAAGCGGAACACCGCGGCCTCCGTGTCGCGGCGTTCGTGCAGACGCAGACGTCCGCATCCTTCGAAGGACGGCAGCGTCGGTTCGTCCAAAGTCTGCAGAACAAGCTCACGACCGGCGGCTGGGTTATCGCCGAAGATCTCCAGGTCGCAGTCCAGCAACGACTGGTGGACCTCGCCGCGGAGGACGTCGCCCCGTGGGTGAAGATCGGAGAGGTCGCCATCCGAGCGTCCCGTCTCCAGTTCACCAACCGTGGGATACGGATTATCGCAACTGTCCGCGACCGCGCGGTCCGTGCTCGACTCGACCAGTATGGCGATCGCGGGTCAACAGTCTCGGTGGTCGCTCCGGACCGGTTAATCGCTGGGCGCGTGTCCGATGTCCATGTGGAGCAGACAACGACGATGGCTTCCAACTATGAGATCGAGGTGTCGGCCTCTAACCAGTCCCAGCAGTTTGGGACATGGATGAGGGCGAGTCTAAACGACGGTCACCGCCAGTACAGTCCTGACGATCTCGTTGCTGCGTCTCTGAGTGACAGCCTCTTCGGGACAAGTACCGGTCCCAGATACGGCGGGCCACCGGTCACTGATTTGCTCGGCCCGCTCCGCACGGCCGGTCTCGTCGAAGCGGCTGTCCGACCGATGGTCGCCCTGCAGATCACTGAGTATTTGATGTCTTCCAGCAGCGCCGTTCGTATAGATGCCGTCACCATTGGACCGAACCGCGGAGGCGTCCGGAACGTGATCGTGACTTGGTCTCCACCGCAGGTTTACACGAACCAGCCGGCACCACCACCGGTCACCATCGAAGGGACAATCGCGGGTCTGTGA